The genome window ATAGCTTCTATTTGTTGTGATAAATCAGAAAATTTCATACTCTAAGAGTAACTCTCCATAGCTTTAGAATCAACTACATAATTTTATAATGCGCTTTTTATTAAATTCTGCGCTTTTCCATTTAGCCATTTTTTACTACCTATAATCTTTGTTACTATTTTTAAATTTTTATCTAAAATTAAAGTTTCTGGCAATTTAATGATTTTAAATATTCCCTGTGTGATTTTAGAGTTCTTATCCCAAACGCCATAAACAAAAGGAAAGCTTTTGGGGTAGTTTTTTTGAAAGCCTTTTAAAAAAGAAATGGCCCTAGCCTTATTAAAATCATTAGAAATGGCTATGAGCACCACTTTTCCTTTAAATCTATTCACTAATTTTAAGATGGCAGGAAACTCTTCTTTACAAGGATCGCACCAAGAA of Pseudobdellovibrionaceae bacterium contains these proteins:
- a CDS encoding TlpA family protein disulfide reductase codes for the protein MFKIIVLFLFVLIGILGLDSAGVLALKWVVPNSSKVRPLSRDKLYKQQLFSNLNTLRFTSLKGKSFKVTDFKGKVIIINFWASWCDPCKEEFPAILKLVNRFKGKVVLIAISNDFNKARAISFLKGFQKNYPKSFPFVYGVWDKNSKITQGIFKIIKLPETLILDKNLKIVTKIIGSKKWLNGKAQNLIKSAL